The DNA window ATCCTCATGTTGTATATGCAAATTGCTTTACATAAGttccattttaattttcctAATCACGCAAGATCAGCTTAGTGTTAAACGGTTCTGATAAATTGCCTTAATTTTGAACAGGGATTAAAAGTAGCAATGTGGCTACAGTTGGGGTTGGTGCCATTCAGGTATAGCTTTTGGAGGACttgcaaaatgattttttctttttctgcagTACAATGTGAATTATCTCGTGTCTCAAGAAGACTTTCTTAGACTGTAGTTGTAACTGGAGGTTTGTGGTGTACAGGTGATTGCAACTGGAGTTACAACATGGTTGGTAGATAGAACAGGTCGCCGGCTTCTGCTTATAGTGAGTCAAAGCAAAACCATAgttattatgattaaaaattctTGCTTGGATGAATAGCAATTCAAAGCAATTTCCTTCTATTTTGTCACAGGTCTCCACTTCTGGGATGACTATCAGTCTCCTAATTGTTGCTGTATCGTTTTTTGTGAAGGTAAGTACATGGTGAATTTGTTTGTTCTTTTCTTGATACTACAAGCAAGATTGGCAGTTACCTGGTTATGCGGCAGCATAAGGTTTTTTTGCCCTCCATGTtgttaattgattcaggggttTGTGCCGGAAGACTCTAGTTTGTATAGCATATTGGGGATCTTGTCAGTAGTTGGAGTTGTGGTAAGTAACATTTATACTGCAGTAGCTTCCcaggtttttttgtcttttgttttttaaaaaaacttgccaGTTTCTAAATTCCTGGCAAACCAACTTTTTTCAGGCCATGGTAGTTACCTTCTCTTTGGGAATGGGAGCCATCCCGTGGGTAATAATGTCGGAGGTACAGATATTTGATTACTGTTTAATGGCATTACTGCTTTCAAATTTGCCTGTTCTCATCATACTTGACAAGATTTTACTTGCTTTgatgtttcaaataaaattcaatatctggcCACATTGCTTTAGATCATCTTGTGTTTTTGCATTATTTGATAACCTTATTGAGGTTCTCCAAACCATGCGATTATTGAATGCCTCATTGTGGGCAAGCTTTCCTGCTTCTTTCATGAAGACTGGGCTGATAGATTAGTGCCTCTGTATCTTGAAAGGATAGCCATGATTCTTGGCCAATAACTGTAATAAATATGTGAATGCAGATTCTTCCGGTCAACATTAAGAGCCTTGCTGGAAGTGTAGCAACACTAGCCAACTGGCTGATCTCCTTTTTGGTCACAATGACTGCAAATTTGCTCTTGGATTGGAGTACCGGAGGTTTGCTTCTCAATCTCTCTGACTAAAAGAAGGATCACCTTCActgttataataatttaaacatgTTTCTTATGAACAGGAACTTTTATCATTTACTCGGTTGTGAGTGCTTTTGCTGTGGTATTTGTGAGTATGTGGGTTCCTGAGACGAAAGGAAGAACATTGGAGGAAATTCAAAGCTCCTTCAGATgaggttttcttggtttttgtttgtatgaaatcattctttcttttttccattgaaaGAAGCCAGTCTTGGCATTTCCCATTTGTATCAATCTTGTTGAATATGCTGACAAATACGATAAAAATCTTCCCAGCAGAAAATGAATTGAGTTATATGGTTAGTGAAATGTTTCTGACCATCATGGCTCAGTGCAGCCTGGAACACAGGTCATACTTCCTTGATGGACCCTAGGACATCTGCCGTTTAGAGACATCCATGATGATATGCTGTGATTTTTGTCTCCATAATTCATCGATGTGGAAAGCAAATTATCTGGACATAgcagaagagagaaaattaagataaaatttcCATGTTTAAACTGAATTTTGCTGCACAAAAAGCACATTACCATTGTTTTACAGAGTCAAATATCATGCTACCGTTAGCTTAACATACTGAATGGACATGCATCTAGAGAACTTCAAGAGTTAAGAGCATCAGGTATGCAGTTCATATTCGTTTTGATTCAAGGAATGGCCTCACTAGTTAAGAGATTATCCTCCTAGTTTCTGCATGCGTAAGTTAATGTTGATTGCTGCAATATTCATCTTCCCTTTTTGCGAATTAAATTGTCCAAGACCCATGATTGGATGATCTGCATTTAATCAATGAgttgactaaattaaaaagaacaagaaaaaagaaagcctaattcacacacacacacacacacatgttgGATTGATTTAGTAACTTtttaggtttatatatatatatatatataaggtattttttttagaaaatatattaaaataatatttttttctgatatatattttttattttaaatttcaatatatcaaaattataaaaaaaattaaattaatagttttttaaataaaatatatttctaaaacacTAGAAGCTATTGCATTTCTAAACATTAACTGAAAGATTCTTATCGTCCCAAATCAGTAATAAATCAGTAATGGAAAAGGAAgataattatgtttaataacaaagttatcaattaatttattttgataaatcatgataattaagttatatatatttttttcaataaaagaaatggaaaggtggaaagcaaaagaaaaatagagaagaaaggataagaaaataaaaagctgTCATGGATTGGGAGTCCCTTTGATAATACAAAACCATACCAACCATTAGTCAGCTCAGCTAGCAAACACAACCGGAAGGTATCGGTAGCTGTCGAAAATTGACTGGCAGAtatgattatgatttaaaatgtatatatattattacaattatatattatatttatgtacAACACCAAAGttgtttatttgtattattttttagtttaatatttaaatttgagaaTCTAGTTGCATATAATAAaccatgtttaattttaaatgattctTTTGAGATGCTGTCTAATCTCACTAATCTCACGTttaaagattttattgaaacctttatttttttaccttgacatcaacataaaaaaataacattaattttattctagataaacaatttatttttatcagggATGATGAAGTTCAACGATTCCTAATTTATTAGGTGGGCCAACTTGATTAAAATTGCACTTTGATtactaaaaatacattatagATTGATCAAAATCTTCAAGAGCACTATCAAATTTGCTCAGAGCTATACTCGATGAAATccaacctaaaaaaattgatggggaAACTAGATCTACACCGCTGATTATTCAAGTATATAAACAAAAACGATAAAAAATGatctaatttatcattttttggtTGAGGGGCTAAGCTAATCTAAgactattttattgttttttgttcatttattttaaataattttaattgatgagtATAATagtaagatatatatatatatatatatatatatatatatatatatatatatatatatatatgctgtgAGACAGTTATTTTATTCATCCTCCAAATTTACTCTTCTTTGTGGCTTTTCTTTCTCCACTTTTAATTCTTGGCttccttctctctctgtttttagttttctttagttttttttttgttccacaTCACCTGCTCCTGATTCACCTCTAGAAAAAGAGAATTAAGACGAAACTATTTCACCAACAGTTCGTGGATGGTGGTGGAGGAATAAGGGCAGGAGGAGAGATTTCCCTTCTCCCTGAACAATAGGAACTCGATTGTCTTTTTCTTAAGCAATGGCCTCAGATACATCACCAATATAAATATAGAATCTCTCATCTGATTAATTTCTAATTCATACAACAAGACAACTTGTGCACCATAAGGAATATCTGCTTGGGATGGATAGGAAGGCTTGCCCTTAACAAACTGTTGATTAAgaagaatttgaagagagaaaagaagaatagCAGATTAAGAAAGAACAGAGAGGAAGAGAaaatagagagggagagagaacaGCAGATGGTATGCAAAATTTATGAATTCTCAATGTTACCTTCTAAGCTTTTACAGTATAATATGCTTCTCTAGCTGAAAAGCATTGAGGCAGTGATCGATTTAGACGCTTGAAGAATACGCAAGAAGGTTGCGGCAGAAGCGAGCAGAATCCTTGCGGAAAACGAGTGCTTGTGGCAAAAGGAGAGGCAGAAGAAGGAAGGGAGTCTCCTTGcgggaaaagagaaggaaggtCGAAACAGAAACGAGCAGAACTAGGATTTCTGACTTAAGACTCTGACAGAGATGGTAGGAGGAGAGATTCGAGACAAAAGATGAAGCAGGTCGGCATTCAGCAACAGGGAAGGGTCCATTGGgctttgtttataaattattgggCCGAAAGGCTTAGAGAGTGGATATTAAATTAGGCTGGGCCGATAACAGAATATGGCCCAGCCCTTTTAAACTTGGGAAACTAATTTCCAAGGCAAGAACTATTCTCTAATGAAGTATTTGTgggtttaaattaattttcaaattattatttttttaatctaattggCTAAAGTCAATATATCTTGAAAGAGTCACAATAACCATTATTTTCATCCCAAAAATTCCTAtccattgatttgattttagaattcaattcaacaaagaatctttcaaaataatataataaaaggtAAACCACACAAAAGCAAATGGATGAATGACACTTTTGGTAccactaaaaaaacatgcttgAATAGTTGGATTAGCTAACTCTACAAAGTCCCTTTTCTAATTAAGGTGAATTATACTTTCTATAATAGAaaactaaggtttttttttttgcacttatttcctccctttctttttttttttaatttttttcttcaatattttaaatttatcttcataaattattttagtttactttttatgaggctACCGCAGTCTTAAACAAATCTCCTgacatttaatttgttctttattccacatcagtttatttttgttatcgtataattgagtaaaaaatagtttaaaaacaaaatttttaacctCGGTGGAGTCATCATTTGAATTGTAGACTTGgcgggttaaattttttttaagttcattttttatttattcaaggaGTGGCTTTACAAGACTATGCaagctaatttttatttctaaatccCTGTTTTGGAGGGTAAATTTTACCCCGAGAATGGAAAgtaaaatttaactttgagAGCAATTTTTCTCACATCCTTTTACCTCAGTActcacaataattttaattttctctcattAATCATCActagaaattttattatttgatatttcttttcaataatatttaaccATTCAATTTATTAACCCAtcaaatatttgtaaaaatcaaattttacactcttacaaaataattaatccttaatttttaaCCTTGTATATATCAAGCCCCCTTAGCAATATTCATGTCAAATCACCTTGCATGTGGATGTATGATCTTTCttctctataaaaataaatcacaatcaTTACAAGCATCTCAAgtcaacttaaaataattaatctaaaacaCCGATTAATCTTATCTCATCACTCATGTCTCAGGGACGACAACGCGAATCTCTTTTTAACGAAAGTTGCTTAATTGTTTCCAGATAAGTGACCATACAACATAATATAGGTAAAGGTATTGGCATTTTCTTTTGCCTCTGGACGACAGCTTTCTGGGGAAAACACAGGGCGTTGTTTCTCTCTTATCCTCTTTGTTAAGGTTATCCTCcctccatccatccatccatccatcggTTGTGGAAAGGGCAGGTGGAGAGTTTATAACTGTAAGAGAAATTCTCACCTTATATCATGTTTTAGAGCAAGAAGAATAACGCCTCTGTATTTCTTGTTAACAATGAATAAAATCTTGAGTTGTTGCGCGCGGCTCTAACACAAGACCCGATGTGTGAGGAGGAGATTGTTGAGGTGATCCCACACATAGGTTATGGAGGGGGCTAGTGGAGAGTTTGtaaatgttaaaagaaaagttCTTCACCTTATAAGCTAGCTTTTGAAAGGGAGCTAGATAGGCCAATACCTACTAATTCTTAGCTTGAAACTATAATCTTAAAGCTAGCTCGATCAAAATGAAGAGGCAACGAATAACATAAAGAGAATCCATTATAGTAAGGGCAAACATGGGAGGGATACAGTAAGCAgtcaccaatatatatatacatatatatatggtgAGTCAACCAGCTTGGTACGTGCATGTTTACAAGCAGGAAATTAAGAGATATTAACTGAGAATTAATGTTTGATGAGAAAGTAATTAAACAGATAAAACAAAGAGAGATCGTAATCCCATTTTCGGTGCTAGCTAATAACACTGCTACTGCTGCTGCTTCTGCCTATTGTCATTTGTAGCGCAATGGATCTTTATTCTATAGCTAGCTTAGTTCATGTATCCTTCAGTTGAGATTAAGATTCTTCACCCTGCATGTAAACAAAGAGATCGGTCATGGACAGAACAGAAGTAGCAATGCAGAATCATCAGTACGAACATTCTAGTTCAAACATTAATTCTCGTGTTATGAAGTAGCAATTAGATGAAAATAATTAGATTCTTcagataatttaatattttataggtgtgtgtgtgtgtgtgtgtgttaattgATGTACCTTTGTGCTTGATCATCATTGCAATGGTAGCTCTTGTTGCTAGCTCCAGATCTTCTAGTGTAGTTGGGCAAAGGGATTTCACCAGCTTCAATCTGCTGGACGTCTTCAACAAGCATCTGATAATGCTTCTTCACTTCCTCCACTGTTTTTCCAACAGCCCTGGCAAGATTGTGCCAGCGATCAGGAGATTCTTGATCATAGATGGCCAAGGCATTTTCGAacagtttgttttgctttgaagTCCAATTACTAGAACCTGAAGCCATGAAGAGATTAAATGCTATAACGAATTAACTAGATATATATGCGACTGTTTTAGAGAAGGTGGAGTGTGAGCAAACAGTGTGCTAGGTGCAGGTCTTTATATAGGAGCTGGGCTGGTAGAAAAAGGGTTAATAAAACTTTTGGTATTGTGACAGAGactgttttttgtttaattatggagaaaaaatcatttaattagctaaataattgttgtttttttttgtactaaaccccacatataattatgtttcaaactttgattttgtagaagataaataacatgttttttattcatgaaaacttatttttcatttattttaaatgcaaaaatcCATCTCACATcaacacatattttttaaatcttacttttttaaaatcacaattaaaagtattttttttttattaaatctagtttttttttttaaattataatcctCAAAGCTATCACAATGACAAACACAAATCAAATTATGGTCGGCTAATTAAGGAGTTGTTTTTTCTTGCAAAACCAGTGGAGGACCTATGTGGTTTCACTTAGCTTTAATTTCATGGTAATTGAATCATGATTTTCACTGTTGGAAGAAGGATGAGCGTggtagaagataaaaaaaagcaatgcaaagtcaaaaattcaagaataaaaagaagattgacaggaaaatatatttttattaagtgtttttctctAAACTCTCTTagctattcttttattttttgtgcttaTAAATAATGTTGAATTACAAGCCTTTTTATAGATATAAAGtcttaaataattaatgaattaaactaatataaaaaaaatcctaatatgATTAGAAATAGTATTCTACCAATTGAACCGATCGACCGATTTAACTTATTCCAGTCGGTCGATCGGTTCTCAAACGGTAGActggttcctttttttttttggaatcgAAATCTGGTTTACTTTTAACATCCCCccttaaacttgatttcttcatAACTCCCAACATATCTCTCATcttgataaaaacaatatatttgagTGGCTTTGTGAATATATTCGTAACTTGGTCTTGTGTCTTCACATAGTTGGCTTTAACTTCCTTGTTTGCAATGAAATCTAATAAGTAATGAAATCTTGTGTCAATATGCCTACTTTTATCATGAAATACTGGATTATTTACTAATACAATGGCTAATGAGTTGTCCACATAAATTTCAGTAGGCTTATCTTGTGACATTCACAATTCCTTCAATAATCTTTCTAGCCATTTGAAATGACAAACACATGATGTAGTAGTTATATATTtagcctcacatattgacgaaGTGACTATGGATTGCTTTTTTGAACTCCATATGAATATTGTATCTCTCATGTAGAAAACAAAACCcgtaatgctttttttttatttttttatcatccatATCTCCAACCTAATCACTATCACTATAACCCATAAGTTCAAAACCATCAAAATAATCATAGAACAAGTCAAAATAAATTGTACCTTTGATATACCATAGAATTCGctttaatgttttgaaatgtGTCATAGTTGGTGTCTCCATAAATCTACTCACAAGTCATACTTCAAAAAGAATATTCAAACGAGTGCATTTCATTCTTTGACATCTTCACTC is part of the Populus trichocarpa isolate Nisqually-1 chromosome 2, P.trichocarpa_v4.1, whole genome shotgun sequence genome and encodes:
- the LOC7474516 gene encoding protein RADIALIS-like 3, encoding MASGSSNWTSKQNKLFENALAIYDQESPDRWHNLARAVGKTVEEVKKHYQMLVEDVQQIEAGEIPLPNYTRRSGASNKSYHCNDDQAQRVKNLNLN